The Chryseobacterium sp. 52 genome includes a region encoding these proteins:
- a CDS encoding condensation domain-containing protein codes for MKRRLLFGERMLLGDGTEPFNAVIPFRLRGTFRLKEIQQALAQIQNKHPWLRASISHDGKNIPWFNVPENTISIPVRIIARQGEDQWQEESRREWSTIFNYEKLPLIRFVWIKGENVSDMLFAFHHCLCDGGSAMAFLHEFLKVLDNPTADIGVEQPILGIQDVVPPEVLTNRKQKLKAKVIGRLAATAIKCIPVGKKAVERQNDYLIHWKLDKEMSQELISYCKSMEVTVNTFLSAAVLKAFRKVKGEAAFNKVSCPVDIRRFAKQIKDDHIFAFGLMIVVSSNQKMNFTENLHLMQESVERKTAKLNPYITMMVMESAHDALKNFTKLLKHGKSSNDCMFSNLGRIQIPHQYKEFTLDTIFSPSVIGPLGNTTTMVTSTFKGEMDFSFVGSEGYLPYSEALAIRDEVIQTVKQQLDHIAVL; via the coding sequence ATGAAAAGAAGATTGTTATTTGGTGAACGCATGTTATTAGGGGATGGAACAGAACCTTTTAACGCGGTCATTCCGTTTAGACTGAGAGGTACCTTTAGATTAAAAGAGATCCAACAGGCGCTGGCTCAGATTCAAAATAAACATCCATGGCTGAGAGCATCGATAAGCCATGATGGAAAAAATATTCCATGGTTCAATGTTCCCGAAAATACGATCTCGATTCCTGTCCGGATCATAGCCCGACAGGGAGAAGATCAGTGGCAGGAAGAATCCAGGAGAGAGTGGAGCACAATCTTTAATTACGAAAAACTTCCTTTGATCCGGTTTGTATGGATCAAAGGGGAAAATGTTTCTGACATGCTGTTTGCGTTCCATCATTGTTTATGCGATGGTGGTTCTGCAATGGCTTTTCTCCATGAATTTTTAAAAGTACTGGATAATCCGACTGCTGATATTGGAGTAGAGCAACCCATATTGGGAATTCAGGATGTGGTTCCACCTGAAGTTTTAACCAATCGCAAGCAAAAGCTGAAAGCGAAAGTGATCGGACGACTGGCAGCCACAGCGATCAAGTGTATTCCTGTCGGTAAAAAGGCTGTTGAAAGGCAGAATGACTACCTTATTCATTGGAAACTGGACAAAGAGATGAGCCAGGAATTAATTTCCTATTGTAAATCAATGGAGGTCACCGTCAATACCTTCTTAAGCGCAGCGGTGCTTAAAGCATTCAGGAAAGTAAAAGGGGAGGCTGCTTTCAATAAAGTTTCCTGTCCGGTAGATATCAGGCGGTTTGCTAAGCAGATAAAAGACGATCATATCTTTGCTTTCGGACTGATGATTGTGGTTTCGTCCAATCAAAAAATGAATTTTACAGAAAATCTACACCTGATGCAGGAATCTGTAGAACGTAAAACAGCCAAATTGAATCCTTACATCACAATGATGGTGATGGAATCTGCCCATGATGCGCTGAAGAACTTTACAAAACTGTTAAAGCACGGCAAATCATCCAACGACTGTATGTTTTCCAATTTGGGACGTATTCAGATTCCACATCAATATAAAGAGTTTACGCTGGATACTATTTTCAGCCCTTCTGTGATTGGCCCGTTGGGCAATACAACAACTATGGTGACTTCAACATTTAAAGGGGAAATGGATTTCTCTTTTGTGGGAAGCGAGGGATATTTACCCTATTCGGAGGCATTGGCGATCCGTGATGAGGTGATTCAAACCGTAAAACAACAACTAGATCACATAGCGGTATTA